The Leucobacter chromiiresistens genome has a window encoding:
- a CDS encoding exodeoxyribonuclease III, translating into MRIATWNVNSIRTRFGRVVDWLVREDIDVLAMQEIKCRPDRFPIAAFEQAGYAVEIHGLNQWNGVAIASRHEMTDVARSFAGMPGFGKPVKGQESVQGVGPNGLPLEARALGVSVGDLRLWSLYVPNGRSLDDPHFAYKLEWLAALREDARAWLDADPQLPLALMGDWNIAPREGDMADPSFRPGASTHVSPEERSMFASFETLVTDVVRPIVPEGYTFWDYQAGKFPKNQGMRIDFIMGSPAFADAVTGAVIDREERKGDAPSDHVPVVCDIDVDLLGGTFDDDDDRPMVF; encoded by the coding sequence ATGCGCATCGCCACCTGGAACGTCAACTCGATCCGCACTCGTTTCGGCCGCGTGGTCGACTGGCTCGTGCGCGAAGACATCGACGTGCTGGCGATGCAGGAGATCAAGTGCCGGCCCGATCGGTTTCCGATCGCCGCGTTCGAGCAGGCCGGGTACGCGGTCGAGATCCACGGCCTCAATCAGTGGAACGGCGTCGCGATCGCCAGCCGCCACGAGATGACCGACGTCGCACGCAGCTTCGCGGGAATGCCCGGATTCGGCAAGCCGGTGAAGGGCCAGGAGTCCGTGCAGGGCGTCGGCCCCAACGGCCTGCCGCTCGAGGCCCGCGCGCTCGGCGTCTCCGTCGGCGACCTCCGCCTCTGGAGCCTGTACGTGCCCAACGGCCGGTCGCTCGACGACCCGCACTTCGCATACAAACTGGAGTGGCTCGCAGCGCTCCGCGAAGACGCCCGGGCCTGGCTCGACGCCGACCCGCAGCTGCCCCTCGCCCTCATGGGCGACTGGAACATCGCCCCCCGCGAGGGCGACATGGCCGACCCGTCGTTCCGCCCCGGCGCATCCACGCACGTCTCGCCCGAGGAGCGCTCGATGTTCGCCTCGTTCGAGACCCTCGTCACCGACGTCGTGCGCCCCATCGTTCCCGAGGGGTACACCTTCTGGGACTACCAGGCGGGCAAGTTCCCGAAGAACCAGGGCATGCGCATCGACTTCATCATGGGGTCGCCCGCCTTCGCCGACGCCGTGACGGGCGCCGTCATCGACCGCGAGGAGCGCAAGGGCGATGCGCCCAGCGACCACGTTCCCGTCGTCTGCGACATCGACGTCGACCTGCTCGGCGGCACCTTCGACGATGACGACGACCGCCCGATGGTGTTCTGA